Sequence from the Amycolatopsis sp. NBC_00345 genome:
TGGGCGAGTCGCCCCGGCGGATCTTCGTGCTCGACGCCTGGCGCGAGACGGAGCTGTACACCGAGCAGGAGCGCGCGGCGCTGGCGCTGACCGAGTCGATGACGCGGATCGCCGACGCCAAGGACGTGCCGGAGGACGTCTACGCCGAGGCCGTCCGGGTGTTCACCGAAGAGCAGTACCGGGTGATCGCGTGGGCGATCATCACGATCAACTCGTGGAACCGCATCGCGGTCCCCAGCCATTCGCCGCTGCCGGACCGCACCGCGTGAGCGCCGGCGCACTGCGGGCGCTGCACGTTCCGGGACGCCCGCTGGTGCTGCCGAACGCCTGGGACGCCGACTCCGCACGACTCGTCGTCGAGGCCGGTTTCCCTGTGGTGGCAACGAGTTCCGCGGCTGTCGCGGCGGTGCTCGGCCACCCGGACGGCGAGGGCGCGCCGGTGGCCGACATGCTCGCCGCCGCCGCGCGGATCGTCGGCGCGGTGTCCGTGCCGGTGACCGTCGACGCGGAGTCCGGGTACGGCCTGGCGCCGGCCGACCTCGCGGGCCGGCTGCTGGAGATCGGCGTGGCCGGGTGCAACTACGAGGACACCGATCACTCGGCCGGTGGCCGGCGTCGGCCGTTCGACGAGCAGGCCGCGCGCATCACGGAACTGCGCAAGGCCGCGGGTGACGAGCTGGTGCTCAACGCGCGCGTCGACTCGTTCCTCGGCGTGCCCGACGAAGCGGCCGTGTTCGACGACGCTGTGGCCCGCGGCCGCGCCTACCTCGAGGCGGGCGCGGACTGCGTGTACCCGATCCTGGTGCGCTCGCCCGAACTGCTCGGCGAGTTCGTCCGCCAGGTCGGTGGCCCGGTGAACGCTGCCGCTTTCCCTGGCGGCCCGGGGCTCTCCGCACTCGCCGACCTGGGGGTGGCGCGGATTTCCCTGGGCACGGGGCTGTGGCGGCATCTGCGCGGCGTGCTGCAGGACGTCCTCGGCGGTATTGCCGCGGGGCGGCTGCCTTACTGAACCGTTAAGGCCTCCTTACCCGCGTCCGACGCGGGTAAGGAGGCCTTAACGGACTTCGGTGGCTCAGTGCTCGGTGGCCTTCTCGGCGCCCGCGCCGGTCAGGGACCGCACCTCCATCTCCGCGTACTTCGCCGCGTTGTGCTCCTTCGACAGCACGGTGCCGAGCCAGCCGAGGAAAAACGCGATCGGGATCGAGACCAGGCCCGGGTTGTCGAGCGGGAACCAGTGGAAGTCCACGCCCTGGAGCATCGACGCGCTCTTGCCCGTCTTCGCGTCGATCGGCTTCCCGGAGACCGCGGGCGAGAAGATGATCAGCACGAGGGTGATGATCAGGCCGCCGTAGATGCTCCACAGCGCGCCCTGGGTGTTGAACCGCTTCCAGAACAGCGAGTACAGGATCGTCGGCAGGTTCGCCGACGCGGCGACGGCGAACGCCAGCGCCACCAGGAAGGCGACGTTCTGCCCGTTGGCCAGGATGCCGCCGAGGATCGCGACGGCGCCGATCACCAGCGCGGTGATCCGCGCGACGCGGACCTCCGAGCCCGGCCGCGTCTTGCCCTTCTTGAGGACGTTCGTGTACACGTCGTGGGCGAAGGAGGCCGACGCGGTGATCGTCAGCCCGGCCACCACCGCGAGGATCGTGGCGAACGCGATGGCGGAGATCAGCCCCAGCAGCACCGGGCCGCCGAGTTCCAGCGCCAGCAGCGGCGCGGCCGAGTTGACGCCGCCGGGCGCGGCCTTGATCTCGTCCGGCCCGACCAGCGCGCCGGCGCCGTAGCCGAGCACCAGCGTGAACAGGTAGAACACGCCGATCAGCACGATCGCCCAGACCACCGAACGGCGGGCCTCACGCGCCGTCGGCACGGTGTAGAAGCGCATCAGCACGTGGGGCAGGCCCGCGGTGCCGAGCACCAGCGCGATGCCGAGCGAGAAGAAGTCCAGTTTGGACGTTCCGGTGGCGCCGTACTGCTTGCCCGGCCCGAGCAGCGTCTCGCCGGCCTTGCCCGCCTTGTCGACGGCGCCCTGCAGCAGGTCGGAGAAGTTGAAGCCGTACTTGCCCAGCACCCACAGCGTCATCGCGAGCGCGCCGATGATCAGCAGCGCGGCCTTGATGATCTGCACCCAGGTGGTGCCCTTCATACCGCCGATCAGCACGTAGGCGATCATGATCACGCCGACCACGGCGATGACCACGGACTGCGCGGCCTTGCCCTCGATGCCCAGCAGCAGCGCGACCAGGCCGCCCGCGCCGGACATCTGCGCCAGCAGGTAGAAGAACGACACCACGAGCGTCGAGATGGCCGCGGCGGCGCGCACGGGCCGCTGCTTCATCCGGAACGCCAGCACGTCGCCCATGGTGAACCGGCCGGTGTTGCGCAGCAGCTCCGCGACGAGCAGCAGCGCCACCAGCCACGCGACCAGGAAGCCGATCGAGTAGAGGAAGCCGTCGTAGCCGTAGACCGCGATGGCGCCGGCGATGCCGAGGAACGACGCGGCCGACAGGTAGTCGCCGGAGATCGCGATGCCGTTCTGCGGGCCGGTGAACGCGCGCCCGGCGGCGTAGTAGTCCGAGGCGGTTTTGCTGTTGCGGCTCGCGCGGAACACGATCACGAGCGTGATCAGCACGAACACGGCGAAGATGATGATGTTCAGCGTCGGGTTGCTGCCCTCGACGCCGGCCGCCAGCGTGGTCATTCGGACTCCTTCGCGGCCGGGTGCTCGATGTCCTCACGGATCCGGTCGGACAGCGGGTCCAGCTTCCGGTTGGCGTAGCGGACATACAGCCACGTGATGAGGAACGTGGAGACGAACTGCAGCAGGCCGAACAGCAGGCCGACGGTGAAGTTCCCGGCCAGCTTGGTGCTCATGAACCCGTGCGCGTAGTCCGCCAGCAGCACGTACAGCAGGTACCAGGCGAGGAACAGCCCGGCCATCGGGAAGACGAACCGCCGCAGCCGCCCGCGCAGCTCCCGGAACTCGGCGCTCTGCTGCACCTGCTCCCAGTCCGCGTCCGGCGGCCCGCCGGTCGCCTCGGTGTCGCCTGCGGTCATGGGCTTCTCCCTCGCGACGCTGCGAATGTGGTCTGCGCCACAGTAGGGAGCCGGACACGGCGGGAGGAACCGTCAGCGGCTCAAACGCCGGGCGACACGACGAACGGTTGACGAGCGGTACGCGGGCGCGGCCGAATGGGGCGGCTCCGGACCGCGCTCGCGCTCGTCGAGGTGCAGGCGGAGCATCGCCGCCCCGGCCCAGGCCGCCGGCCGCCCGCGCAGCGAGACCGCGGCCATCACGCCGAACGCGACCGGTACCGACCAGGGTGCCGGTTGCGCGACCAAGATCGCCACCCAGCCGTGCAGTTCCGGCCCGGCGAGCGCGAACAGGATCGAGCCGGACGAGCCGAGCAGCCCGGCGAGCACGCCGCTGATCGCGCCGGCCGCGGTGAGCCGCGGCCACCAGATGCCGAGCACCAGCAGCGGGCAGAACGTCGAGGCGGCCACGGTGAAGCCCCACGTCACCAGCACCCCGGCGTCGAGGCCCGCGGAGGGGAGCGCGAGCAGGACCATCGCGACGGCGACGAACACCACCGTCACGCGCAGGCGCCGCAGGCCGCCGGCCATCAGGTCGTAGGCGAGCGCGCCGGACATCACCAGCAGCAGGCCCAGTGACGTCGCGAGGAACGCGGCGAACGCGCCCGCGGTGAGCAGCGCGGTGAACAGCTGGCCGGCCCAGCCGTGGTCGACCTGGGCCGGGAGCGCGACGACCACGGTGTCGGTCGCGCCGGAGAGGTACAGCTCGGGCACGAGCACCCGGCCGAGCACGCCGTAGACGCCGGGGAAGAGGTAGAACACCCCGAGCAGCGCGACGGTGATGGCCGCGGTGCGGCGGGCGGCGCGGCCGTCCGGGCTGGTGTTGAAGCGCATCAGCACGTGGGGCAGGCCCATCGTGCCGAGCATCGTGGCGATGAGGACGGCCCACGTGCCGAGCAGCGGGTAGCCCTTGTCGTCGAGGTCGAGCAGCGGCCGTTGCCAGTCCGGCCCGCCGAGCGCCGCGCCGCCGCGCACGGCCGGGACCGGTGCGCCCGCGGCGAACACCAGCCGTTCCCCGCTGTGGGCCGTGAGCTCGCCGGGCGGGACGAGGCCGGGTTTGCCGTCGGTGAGGAGGGTGGTCGGCTCGCGCAGCACCAGCGTGACGTCGGCCTGGAACTCGACCGGGGTCTCGCGCCCGAAGTGCGTGAACTCGACCGGGTTGAGGGCGGCGTCGCGGTCCGTCGCGCTGACGTGCAGCACGAGCCAGAGCGCGGGGACGAGGAACAGCACCAGCTTCAGGAAGAACTGGAACGCCTGCACGTACGTCGCCGCGCGCATCCCGCCGAGCGCGAGGGTGACACTCACGGCCGTGCCCGCGATGACCACGCCGACCCAGTACGGCGTGGCGCCGACCGCGGTGAGCACCAGCCCGGCCGTGCGGAACTGCGGGACCACGTAGATCGTGCCGATCACCAGCACCACCACCGCGGCCAGCCGTCGCAACGCGGGAGAGGCCAGGCGCGCCTCGGCGAAGTCGGGCACGGTCAGCGCGCCGGAGCGCCGCATGGGCGCCGCGACGAGCACGAGCATCGCGATGTACCCCGCAGTGAACCCGACGGGGTACCAGAGCGCGCCGACGCCGTCCTTCACCACCAGCCCGGCCACCCCGAGGAACGACGCGGCGGACAGGTACTCACCCGACACCGCGGCGGAGTTCACGAACGGCGAGATCCGCCGTGAGGCGACCAGGAAGTCCGACGTCGTCCGCATCGCGGCGACCCCGCGCACGCCGATGAGCAGCGTCACGAGCACCACGGGCGCCACCGCGAGCGCGATCTCCACTAGCTCGATCTCCACTGGCGCGATCTCCCTTGGCGCGCCCCGGCCGGGTGGTCGCCTTGATACGCCCCAATGTGGCGTTGGTTGCGTTGGACGCACCCAATGTGGCGTTCGGTGCGCTGGACGCACCGAACGCCACATTGGGGCGCGGCGGGCGGGGGCGTCATCGCTCGTCCTCGGGGCGTTCGGCGTCCTCGGCCCGGCGGAGCTGCCAGCGGGCCAGCACGACCATCACCGGGTACGGCAGCAGCGCGATCATCAACCAGGACAACGGGATTCCCCACAACCGCACGTCGTCGAGGCCCGGTGCCGCCGCGAAGACCACGGGCAGTCCCAGCACGAGCACGAACATCGCCACCAGCGCGGGGATCCCGCGCCGCCGCTGGGCGCGGTAGAGGACCGCCGCGCGCTCGGCGTCGGCCACCTGCAGCCGGGGCATGCGCCAACGCCCGCGCGCCTGTCGCCGCGAACGGGCCAGTCGCGTCTGCGGGCTCGTGACGGCGACTCGCCGTGTCCGGCTCACCGCGCCACCAGGACTCGTGAGTGTTTATGCCGGTTAGAACCGGCATAAACACTCACGAGTCCGATCCCAGCTGGCCTCGTTGCGCCGCTTCCAGCAGCCGGTCACGCAGGTCGCGGGCGTGGCGGCGGCTCACCGGGACGTCGCCGGCCTCGGTGTGGGCCAGCAGCCCGCCCGCGGAGTCGCTGCGCAGCTCCAGCACCCCGGCGACGGCGAGCAGGAAACCGCGGTGCACGCGGGTGAAACCGGTGCCCTCCCAGTACTCCGCCAGCCGCGAGATGGGCATGCGCACCAGGTGCACGCCGCCGCGGGTGTGCAGGCGGACGTAGTCGCCGTGGGCCTCCACGAACAGGACGTCGTCGCGGCGGACGTAACGCGTGCGGCCGCCCGAGTCGACCGGCAGGGCGGCCATCGCGTCGGGGGCGGGGCGGGGACGGCCGCTCGGGGCCATCCGCAGCACCTTCGCCAGTGCCGCCGCGAGCCGTTCCGTGCGGACCGGCTTCAGCAGGTAGTCCACGGCGCCGAGGCCG
This genomic interval carries:
- a CDS encoding carboxymuconolactone decarboxylase family protein, coding for MTKRIAIGRGVPGIYQAMAHLQGEVDKAAANAGVDGKLLELVKIRTSQINGCAFCLDMHTHDSIGMGESPRRIFVLDAWRETELYTEQERAALALTESMTRIADAKDVPEDVYAEAVRVFTEEQYRVIAWAIITINSWNRIAVPSHSPLPDRTA
- a CDS encoding isocitrate lyase/PEP mutase family protein: MSAGALRALHVPGRPLVLPNAWDADSARLVVEAGFPVVATSSAAVAAVLGHPDGEGAPVADMLAAAARIVGAVSVPVTVDAESGYGLAPADLAGRLLEIGVAGCNYEDTDHSAGGRRRPFDEQAARITELRKAAGDELVLNARVDSFLGVPDEAAVFDDAVARGRAYLEAGADCVYPILVRSPELLGEFVRQVGGPVNAAAFPGGPGLSALADLGVARISLGTGLWRHLRGVLQDVLGGIAAGRLPY
- a CDS encoding solute symporter family protein — encoded protein: MTTLAAGVEGSNPTLNIIIFAVFVLITLVIVFRASRNSKTASDYYAAGRAFTGPQNGIAISGDYLSAASFLGIAGAIAVYGYDGFLYSIGFLVAWLVALLLVAELLRNTGRFTMGDVLAFRMKQRPVRAAAAISTLVVSFFYLLAQMSGAGGLVALLLGIEGKAAQSVVIAVVGVIMIAYVLIGGMKGTTWVQIIKAALLIIGALAMTLWVLGKYGFNFSDLLQGAVDKAGKAGETLLGPGKQYGATGTSKLDFFSLGIALVLGTAGLPHVLMRFYTVPTAREARRSVVWAIVLIGVFYLFTLVLGYGAGALVGPDEIKAAPGGVNSAAPLLALELGGPVLLGLISAIAFATILAVVAGLTITASASFAHDVYTNVLKKGKTRPGSEVRVARITALVIGAVAILGGILANGQNVAFLVALAFAVAASANLPTILYSLFWKRFNTQGALWSIYGGLIITLVLIIFSPAVSGKPIDAKTGKSASMLQGVDFHWFPLDNPGLVSIPIAFFLGWLGTVLSKEHNAAKYAEMEVRSLTGAGAEKATEH
- a CDS encoding DUF485 domain-containing protein is translated as MTAGDTEATGGPPDADWEQVQQSAEFRELRGRLRRFVFPMAGLFLAWYLLYVLLADYAHGFMSTKLAGNFTVGLLFGLLQFVSTFLITWLYVRYANRKLDPLSDRIREDIEHPAAKESE
- a CDS encoding sodium/solute symporter; the protein is MEIALAVAPVVLVTLLIGVRGVAAMRTTSDFLVASRRISPFVNSAAVSGEYLSAASFLGVAGLVVKDGVGALWYPVGFTAGYIAMLVLVAAPMRRSGALTVPDFAEARLASPALRRLAAVVVLVIGTIYVVPQFRTAGLVLTAVGATPYWVGVVIAGTAVSVTLALGGMRAATYVQAFQFFLKLVLFLVPALWLVLHVSATDRDAALNPVEFTHFGRETPVEFQADVTLVLREPTTLLTDGKPGLVPPGELTAHSGERLVFAAGAPVPAVRGGAALGGPDWQRPLLDLDDKGYPLLGTWAVLIATMLGTMGLPHVLMRFNTSPDGRAARRTAAITVALLGVFYLFPGVYGVLGRVLVPELYLSGATDTVVVALPAQVDHGWAGQLFTALLTAGAFAAFLATSLGLLLVMSGALAYDLMAGGLRRLRVTVVFVAVAMVLLALPSAGLDAGVLVTWGFTVAASTFCPLLVLGIWWPRLTAAGAISGVLAGLLGSSGSILFALAGPELHGWVAILVAQPAPWSVPVAFGVMAAVSLRGRPAAWAGAAMLRLHLDERERGPEPPHSAAPAYRSSTVRRVARRLSR
- a CDS encoding LytR/AlgR family response regulator transcription factor, giving the protein MSGLRVLAVDDLPPALAELCRMLREAPEVGEVAGAGDALQAVKLLQADRFDAVFLDISMPGLDGLELASLLAKLSEPPVIVFVTAHDGHAVAAYGLGAVDYLLKPVRTERLAAALAKVLRMAPSGRPRPAPDAMAALPVDSGGRTRYVRRDDVLFVEAHGDYVRLHTRGGVHLVRMPISRLAEYWEGTGFTRVHRGFLLAVAGVLELRSDSAGGLLAHTEAGDVPVSRRHARDLRDRLLEAAQRGQLGSDS